TTACTGGACGAGTAACTTGGATTATTATAGCAAGCTGATGAAGTGGCGATAAGCTATCAATGAAATAGATTGTCTAGAATGTGATCTCGCCCATATTTTTATTCAATATTTGTATGAATTAGGACAAATTATGACAAAAAAACATCTCCATATTTTGGGTATCTGTGGCACTTTTATGGGGGGTATCGCTATTATAGCGAAACGAATGGGCTATTATGTTACTGGCTCTGATACCAATGTTTATCCGCCAATGAGTACTTTTTTGGCAAAAAATAATATTGAAATCATACCGCACTTTGAGGTGTCGCAGCTTGATCCTATGCCTGATATGGTGATTATTGGTAATGCGATGAAACGAGGAAATCCTTGTGTGGAATATATCCTTGAACATAATGTGCCTTATACTTCAGGCCCGCAATGGCTACATGATAATGTATTGCGTGATCGCTGGGTATTAGCGGTTTCGGGGACGCATGGCAAAACCACGACAACGGGGATTTTAACTTGGATCTTGGAGCAGTCAGGTAAAAAGCCGAGCTTTTTAATTGGTGGTATAGCAGGGAATTTTGGGGTATCGGCTAGATTTAGTGAAGAAAGTCCTTATTTTGTGATTGAGGCTGATGAATATGATACGGCGTTTTTTGATAAGCGTTCCAAATTTGTGCATTACAATCCTCGTACTTTGATTATCAATAACCTTGGGTTTGATCATGCGGATATTTTTGATGATTTAGCCGCGATTCAACGTCAATTTCATCATATGATCCGTATTATGCCCGCAACAGGCTTGATTTTGTCGCAAGCGGAAGAGCAAAGTGTACAACAAACCTTAGCTATGGGCTGTTGGTCGCCACAGCAATTTGTGGGAAAACATCAGGAATGGTATGCCGAGCGGATCAGCAATGATTGCCAACAATTTCAGGTGTTTCATCAAGGTAAAGCTGTGGCAGAGGTTAATTGGTCTATTGTGGGGCAACATAATATGCACAATGCCCTAATGGCAATCGCAGCGGCACATCATATTGGTATTGAGATTGAGCAGGCTTGTGCGGCGTTAAATTCTTTTGTGAATGCGAATCGCCGTTTAGAAGTGAAAGGGCAAGTAAATGGTATTACGGTTTATGATGATTTTGCTCATCACCCTGCCGAAATTCTTGCAACATTGACCGCACTTCGTGATAAAGTCGGTGGCGGTGTGCGTATTTTAGCCGTATTAGAACCACGATCAAACACCATGAAAATGGGGGTACATAAGGAAGAAATCGCCCCTGCTTTGGTGCGTGCGGATTATGTTTTTTTACTGCAACCAGAGCATATTACTTGGGACGTGGTAGAGATCGCCAAACATTGTATTCAACCAGTAAAATGGAGTGCGGATCTGGATTTATTGGTGGATTTTATTGCTCAAGAGGCACAACCTACCGATCATATTTTGGTAATGAGTAATGGCAGTTTTGGTGGAATTCATCAAAAATTATTAGCAAAATTGGCACAAGGCTAATTTAGCCCTTGCTATTTTGATGACATAAAATGAATGTAAAGAGCGTATTATGGTGAATGAGGTAGCAAGTCCCTTAGTGAGTGTGGTAACCCTATTAGCGGCGGCAGTGATTGCCGTCCCCTTATTTAAAAAATTTGGATTAGGGGCAATTCTTGGTTATTTAGCGGCAGGCATTATTATTGGCCCTTTTGGCTTGGGAGTATTTACTGATCCAGAGGGTATGATTAGTATTGCGGAATTGGGCGTGGTAATTTTTCTGTTTGTGATTGGTTTAGAAATGAACCCTTCACATATTTGGGGGTTACGCCGTCATATTTTTTGCTTAGGTGCATTGCAAATTTTTACCTGTATTGGGGCATTAATGGCAGTCGCCATTGCTTATGGCGTAAGTTGGCAGGTGGCGTTTATTGCGGCAGCAGGCTTTGTGCTGACTTCTACTGCCATTGTCATTCAAGAATTAAGCGATCGTGGTAGTATTACCACTTCATCAGGGCAAAAAATCGTTTCTATTTTATTATTTGAAGACTTATTAATTGTGCCTTTATTAGCCTTTGTGGCATTTCTCGCCCCAGAAAAAGTTGCCTCAAGCCAACCTTTATGGCTATCGCTAAGCATTGCGGGTGGAGCATTATTATTGTTAGTCGTGGCAGGCTTATGGCTATTAAATCCATTGTTTAGAATATTGGCGAAAACCAAATCTCGTGAAGTGATGACCGCAGCTGCATTATTGGTGGTATTAGGAGCAGCCTTATTAATGGAAGAGGCAGGGCTTTCTATGGCAATGGGAGCCTTTGTTGCTGGGGTATTATTATCAGAATCCAGTTTCCGTCATCAATTAGAGGCGGACGTTGAACCCTTTCGTGGCTTATTGTTAGGATTATTTTTCCTTGCGGTAGGTATGTCGTTAAATTTCTCGGTAGTCTTGCAAAACTGGTTACTGATTATTTCCGCCGTTATTGCCTTTATGTTGGTCAAGGGAATAGGGATTTATGTGGTGGCGCGCCTAACCAAGCAAAATCATCTTGAGGCATTAGATCGTGCTATTATGATGGCTCAAGGTGGTGAATTTGCTTTTGTATTATTTACGGCAGCTGCCAATTATGCGGTAATTGATGCAGATACCCAAGCGAATGTTACTGCTATTGTGGTGCTATCTATGTTATTTACCCCTTTAGTTATGGTGGTATATAAGAAATTTATCTTGCCACGACTGAGCCAAAATGCCCCACCACCAGAAGATGATCCTATTGATGAACAAAATCCGATTATTTTGATTGGTATTGGGCGAGTTGGGCAAATTGTGCATCATTTATTAGTGATGACAGGGCATAAACCAACGGTAATTGATCAAGATCCTACTTTGATTAAAGGTATGAAAAAGCTAGGGGTAAAAACCTATTATGGTGATGCTACCAGAGCGGAATTATTAAAAGCGGCAGGGATTGATCAAGCGGGGTTATTAATTGTGGCATTAGATGATAAACATAAAGCCTTACAAATTGTCCGCCAAGCTCGTCAATTAAATCCACAAATAAAAATTTTGGCGCGTGCTTACGATCGCCGCCATGTATTTGATTTATATAATGCTGGGGCAGATATTCAAGTGCGAGAAACCTTTGATTCCTCGGTAAGATTAGGTAAAAAAGCCTTGCGTGCATTGGGTATGGACGCAGAAATGGTTAATGAGATCGGACGCACTTATTTTTATCGTGATCGTCATAGTATTAAATTAATGGCGGAAGTTTATGATCCGAAACTTTCTGCTTTTGAAAATGAGGAATTATTAAAGATTGCTTTAGAAGCAGATCAGCATACTACCCTTGAAATTCAGCAGATTATGAATAGGGAATGAGTGAAAAGCACACAGGTAGTAGCCTGTGTGCAAAAAGTTAGCTTTGCCAGCGTTTAAAAATTAATGAAGTATTTACCCCACCAAAAGCAAAGTTATTGTTCATAACATAATCGGTATAAATGTTTCTTCCTTCATATTGGATATAATCCAGCTGTCCGCAACGTGGATCAATATTGTCAAGGTTCAGCGTTGGGGCAAACCAATTATCTCGCATCATTTCAATGGAAAACCAAGATTCTAATGCACCACAAGCACCAAGAGTATGACCTAAATAACTTTTTTGCGAGCTAATGGCAATTTTGCCAAATAAGTCAGCGGTGGCTAAGGTTTCGGCAATATCGCCTTGTTCAGTTGCTGTGCCATGCCCATTGACATAACCAATCTGTGGGGGAGTTAAGTTAGCGTCTTTTAGGGCAAGTGCCATACAGGTTTGCATAGTTTCTTTTTGTGGGCGTGTAACATGGGCTCCATCGCTATTTGCTCCATAGCCAACAATTTCTGCAATAATAGGGGCATTCCTTGCTAGAGCGTGTTCCAGTTCTTCTAAGACAAATATACAAGCTCCCTCGCCAATCACTAAGCCATCACGATCTCGGTCATAGGGACGTGGTGTTTGGCTTGGGTGATCATTATTGCGACTGGCTGCATATAATGAGTCAAAAACATAAACCTCTGAGGGGCAAAATTCTTCGCCACCGCCCGCTAACATCATTGGAATAAGACCATATTTAATGGCTTCATAAGCATAACCAATGCCTTGACTGCCCGATGAACAAGCACTTGAGGTAGGAATAATTCTTCCTGTTAAGCCAAAAAAGATGCCTAAATTGGCAGCTGTGGTATGTGGCATCATACGGATATAGGTATTGGCATTAAAATGATTGTCTAAACCAGACATCATTAAGCCTACATCTCTGGTGTCTTGCGTACTTCCCGTAGATGAACCAC
Above is a window of Volucribacter amazonae DNA encoding:
- the mpl gene encoding UDP-N-acetylmuramate:L-alanyl-gamma-D-glutamyl-meso-diaminopimelate ligase, translating into MTKKHLHILGICGTFMGGIAIIAKRMGYYVTGSDTNVYPPMSTFLAKNNIEIIPHFEVSQLDPMPDMVIIGNAMKRGNPCVEYILEHNVPYTSGPQWLHDNVLRDRWVLAVSGTHGKTTTTGILTWILEQSGKKPSFLIGGIAGNFGVSARFSEESPYFVIEADEYDTAFFDKRSKFVHYNPRTLIINNLGFDHADIFDDLAAIQRQFHHMIRIMPATGLILSQAEEQSVQQTLAMGCWSPQQFVGKHQEWYAERISNDCQQFQVFHQGKAVAEVNWSIVGQHNMHNALMAIAAAHHIGIEIEQACAALNSFVNANRRLEVKGQVNGITVYDDFAHHPAEILATLTALRDKVGGGVRILAVLEPRSNTMKMGVHKEEIAPALVRADYVFLLQPEHITWDVVEIAKHCIQPVKWSADLDLLVDFIAQEAQPTDHILVMSNGSFGGIHQKLLAKLAQG
- a CDS encoding monovalent cation:proton antiporter-2 (CPA2) family protein, which translates into the protein MVNEVASPLVSVVTLLAAAVIAVPLFKKFGLGAILGYLAAGIIIGPFGLGVFTDPEGMISIAELGVVIFLFVIGLEMNPSHIWGLRRHIFCLGALQIFTCIGALMAVAIAYGVSWQVAFIAAAGFVLTSTAIVIQELSDRGSITTSSGQKIVSILLFEDLLIVPLLAFVAFLAPEKVASSQPLWLSLSIAGGALLLLVVAGLWLLNPLFRILAKTKSREVMTAAALLVVLGAALLMEEAGLSMAMGAFVAGVLLSESSFRHQLEADVEPFRGLLLGLFFLAVGMSLNFSVVLQNWLLIISAVIAFMLVKGIGIYVVARLTKQNHLEALDRAIMMAQGGEFAFVLFTAAANYAVIDADTQANVTAIVVLSMLFTPLVMVVYKKFILPRLSQNAPPPEDDPIDEQNPIILIGIGRVGQIVHHLLVMTGHKPTVIDQDPTLIKGMKKLGVKTYYGDATRAELLKAAGIDQAGLLIVALDDKHKALQIVRQARQLNPQIKILARAYDRRHVFDLYNAGADIQVRETFDSSVRLGKKALRALGMDAEMVNEIGRTYFYRDRHSIKLMAEVYDPKLSAFENEELLKIALEADQHTTLEIQQIMNRE
- a CDS encoding beta-ketoacyl-ACP synthase, which produces MKRVVITGIGGITAFGNHWQSIKTAFQAKKNAVKAMQWDNLPELEAKLAAPIPNYQAPTHWTRKQLRSMGKVSQLCVDAAERALQQANLWIDNHIDPQLCDGRMGVACGSSTGSTQDTRDVGLMMSGLDNHFNANTYIRMMPHTTAANLGIFFGLTGRIIPTSSACSSGSQGIGYAYEAIKYGLIPMMLAGGGEEFCPSEVYVFDSLYAASRNNDHPSQTPRPYDRDRDGLVIGEGACIFVLEELEHALARNAPIIAEIVGYGANSDGAHVTRPQKETMQTCMALALKDANLTPPQIGYVNGHGTATEQGDIAETLATADLFGKIAISSQKSYLGHTLGACGALESWFSIEMMRDNWFAPTLNLDNIDPRCGQLDYIQYEGRNIYTDYVMNNNFAFGGVNTSLIFKRWQS